The Andreesenia angusta genome has a segment encoding these proteins:
- a CDS encoding D-alanyl-D-alanine carboxypeptidase family protein, with protein MKNKIFQWLVVFMLLFTTAGTSLAEDLELNTNAVLGVDYSTGDIVYNYNGDEKIAIASTTKLMTYLVVKDEIAKGRSSLKDRVTVDSEVANTGGSSFLLREGEKVKVEDLLEGIMIVSGNDACLALAKHFGGSEAGFVEIMNQKATELGLDNTVFYTSNGLPDKDGNENTMTAKELYKLSAHILSKYPEIISTTEKSSLVIEERNFSGKNTNPLLGVVKGVDGLKTGYTDKAGRCLVATAEQQDGNRVIGIVMGADSEQSRLEKSKKLMETLINDYSRISLYLKEETVGERSIGSSKHQRIELYPVEDVEVFLKKDDDVPKQEVVMKSDIELPIEPGDVVGTLHLSYGDVEKDIDLTVKSKISRFKLIRIGISNFFKSLI; from the coding sequence TTGAAAAATAAAATATTTCAATGGCTGGTTGTGTTCATGCTTTTATTCACTACAGCAGGGACATCGCTGGCTGAAGACTTAGAGTTAAATACGAATGCTGTGCTTGGAGTGGATTATAGCACTGGGGACATAGTCTACAACTACAATGGAGATGAAAAAATAGCGATAGCTAGTACCACAAAGCTTATGACTTACCTTGTCGTGAAAGACGAGATAGCAAAAGGCAGAAGTAGCTTGAAAGACAGAGTCACAGTTGACTCGGAAGTTGCAAACACCGGAGGGTCTAGCTTTCTCCTGAGAGAAGGTGAAAAAGTGAAAGTGGAAGATCTGCTAGAGGGCATAATGATAGTCTCGGGAAATGACGCCTGCCTGGCCCTTGCAAAGCACTTTGGAGGCTCTGAAGCTGGGTTTGTAGAGATTATGAATCAAAAGGCAACAGAGCTTGGACTCGACAACACTGTTTTCTACACTTCAAACGGACTTCCAGACAAGGATGGAAACGAGAATACTATGACAGCTAAAGAGCTGTACAAGCTGAGCGCCCATATACTCTCAAAGTACCCTGAGATAATAAGTACGACTGAAAAATCAAGTTTGGTAATCGAGGAGAGGAATTTCTCCGGGAAAAACACAAACCCTCTACTCGGAGTCGTAAAAGGGGTGGACGGACTCAAGACGGGGTATACTGACAAGGCTGGAAGATGCCTTGTGGCCACAGCGGAACAGCAAGACGGCAACAGGGTCATAGGGATAGTCATGGGAGCTGACAGTGAGCAGTCAAGGCTTGAGAAGTCCAAGAAGTTGATGGAAACTCTTATAAACGACTACAGCAGAATCAGCCTATATTTAAAGGAAGAGACAGTTGGCGAGCGAAGCATAGGAAGCTCCAAACACCAGAGAATCGAGCTATATCCAGTGGAAGACGTGGAGGTATTCTTGAAAAAAGACGATGACGTCCCAAAGCAAGAGGTTGTAATGAAGTCAGACATAGAGCTTCCAATAGAGCCAGGGGATGTAGTGGGAACTCTACACTTGAGCTATGGAGATGTGGAGAAGGATATAGACCTCACGGTGAAATCAAAGATAAGCAGGTTTAAGCTGATCAGAATAGGGATCTCCAACTTCTTTAAATCGCTTATATAG
- the tadA gene encoding tRNA adenosine(34) deaminase TadA, with protein MENYFMKLAYEEAKKAFEIGEVPVGAVIVKGNKVVGRGYNVKESSKDPTAHAEMMAIRQASRTLGGWRLIGCTMYVTLEPCPMCAGAIVNSRIDRIVIGTRDSRMGACGSNLNLLQNSFSNHRVEIKWDIMKTECSGILSEFFKILRETKNMRNYF; from the coding sequence ATGGAGAATTACTTTATGAAGCTGGCCTATGAAGAGGCTAAGAAGGCCTTTGAAATAGGAGAAGTTCCAGTTGGAGCTGTGATAGTAAAAGGGAATAAAGTAGTGGGAAGAGGCTACAATGTAAAGGAAAGCTCGAAGGACCCTACTGCCCACGCAGAGATGATGGCCATAAGACAGGCCAGCAGAACACTGGGTGGCTGGAGACTTATAGGATGCACCATGTACGTGACGCTAGAGCCCTGTCCTATGTGTGCAGGAGCCATAGTGAACTCCAGGATAGACAGGATTGTAATAGGCACAAGAGATAGCAGAATGGGTGCTTGCGGCTCGAATTTGAACTTGCTTCAAAATAGCTTCAGCAACCACAGAGTTGAGATAAAATGGGATATAATGAAAACTGAATGCTCAGGTATACTGAGTGAATTTTTTAAGATACTTAGAGAGACTAAAAATATGAGAAACTATTTTTAG